The Microcebus murinus isolate Inina chromosome 1, M.murinus_Inina_mat1.0, whole genome shotgun sequence genome includes a region encoding these proteins:
- the BTG3 gene encoding protein BTG3, producing the protein MKNEIAAVVFFFTRLVRKHDKLKKEAVERFAEKLTLILQEKYKNHWYPEKPSKGQAYRCIRVNKFQRVDPDVLKACENSCILYSDLGLPKELTLWVDPCEVCCRYGEKNNAFIVASFENEDENKDEISKKVTRALDKVTSDYHSGSSSSDEETSKEVEVKPNSVTATPSPVYQISELIFPPLPVWHPLPRRKPGMYRGNGHQNHYPPPVPFGYPNQGRKNKPYRPIPVTWVPPPGMHCDRNHWINPHMLPPH; encoded by the exons atgaAGAACGAAATTGCTGCTGTTGTCTTCTTTTTCACAAGGCTGGTTCGAAAACATGATAAGTTGAAAAAAGAGGCAGTTGAGAGGTTTGCTGAGAAATTGACTCTAATacttcaagaaaaatataaaaatcactggTATCCAGAAAAACCATCAAAAGGACAGGCCTACAG ATGCATCCGTGTCAATAAGTTTCAAAGAGTTGATCCTGATGTCTTAAAAGCCTGTGAGAACAGCTGCATCTTGTATAGTGACCTGGGCTTACCAAAGGAGCTTACTCTCTGGGTGGACCCATGTGAGGTGTGCTGTCG gtATGGAGAGAAAAACAATGCATTCATTGTTGCCAGCTTTGAAAATGAGGATGAGAACAAGGATGAGATCTCTAAGAAAGTTACCAGGGCCCTTGATAAGGTTACCTCTGATTATCATTCAGGATCCTCTTcctcagatgaagaaacaagtAAGGAAGTAGAAGTGAAACCCAATTCGGTGACTGCAACACCAAGCCCTGTGTACCAG ATTTCAGAACTGATATTCCCACCTCTTCCAGTGTGGCACCCTTTGCCCAGAAGAAAGCCAGGAATGTACCGAGGGAATGGCCATCAGAATCACTACCCTCCTCCTGTTCCATTTGGTTATCCAAATCAGGGAAGGAAGAATAAACCATATCGTCCAATTCCAGTGACATGGGTACCTCCTCCTGGAATGCATTGTGACCGGAATCACTGGATTAATCCTCACATGTTACCACCTCACTAG